A window from Ignavibacteriota bacterium encodes these proteins:
- a CDS encoding tetratricopeptide repeat protein, translating to MKLKSIHVYLLVSALAIIGIVYFAINENSINNTSFTEQQMPNDDVHSQLNNSQSPTGQNVTSEFKNRLKSLEDYVTKNPNDTAKVREYADLLYGSHNPQKSIELYKTILSKDSKRTDILMSLAIIQFEQNNFAEAENYIYKILEVNPKSVEAIYNLGVMEARKGNFDKAKLNWTKIVNEFPNSKLVETAKTSLAKLDNKN from the coding sequence ATGAAATTAAAATCAATACATGTTTATTTATTAGTATCTGCTCTTGCAATAATTGGGATTGTTTACTTTGCAATAAACGAAAATTCTATAAATAACACTTCATTCACGGAACAACAAATGCCAAACGATGATGTTCATTCTCAATTGAATAATTCTCAATCACCAACAGGACAAAACGTAACATCAGAATTTAAGAATAGATTAAAATCACTAGAAGATTATGTTACCAAAAATCCAAATGATACAGCAAAAGTTAGAGAATATGCCGATTTACTATACGGTTCGCATAATCCGCAAAAATCAATTGAGCTATATAAAACAATTTTATCAAAGGATTCCAAACGAACAGATATTTTAATGAGTTTGGCAATTATTCAATTTGAGCAAAATAATTTTGCTGAAGCTGAAAATTATATTTATAAAATTTTGGAAGTAAATCCTAAAAGTGTTGAAGCAATTTATAATCTTGGAGTAATGGAAGCAAGAAAAGGTAATTTTGATAAAGCAAAATTAAATTGGACGAAAATTGTAAATGAATTTCCGAATAGTAAATTAGTGGAAACCGCAAAAACATCACTTGCAAAGTTAGATAACAAAAACTAA
- a CDS encoding acyl-CoA dehydrogenase family protein, translated as MVNKEDLKMLREMVKDFTDSEIRPLAAQIDQNEEIPKELINKIAEVGMLGTAFPEEYGGGGFGEYGFCIAQEEVTKACGSTATFIGAHQSIGTNAIYIGGSEDLKYKYMHDLTAGKKIAAFALTEPDAGSDAFNLQTTAKFDGTKWILNGQKLWITNAAIADVYSVFARTEKGITGFVVERNFPGIIVGANEKKLGIKGSVTNTLTFENVEVPQENIIGADGRGFAIAMKTLDAGRIGIGAASVGAAKEMLRLSVEYANQRKQFGQPISKFEGIQFMISEMTTKIYAMESILYRAAEKYDNKDEVMQEAAMVKLFCSEAVSEVADMALQIHGGMGFSKELSIERFYRDARILRIFEGTSEIQKLVISRKTIKNNGIWKI; from the coding sequence ATGGTAAATAAAGAAGATTTAAAAATGCTGAGAGAAATGGTAAAAGATTTTACAGATTCGGAAATAAGACCTTTAGCTGCTCAGATTGATCAAAATGAAGAAATTCCTAAAGAATTGATAAATAAAATTGCAGAAGTTGGAATGCTTGGAACTGCTTTTCCTGAAGAATACGGCGGCGGAGGTTTCGGAGAATATGGATTTTGCATTGCTCAAGAAGAAGTTACAAAAGCTTGCGGCTCAACCGCAACATTTATTGGTGCGCATCAATCAATTGGAACAAATGCAATTTACATTGGCGGGTCAGAAGATTTAAAATATAAATATATGCATGATTTAACTGCTGGCAAAAAAATTGCAGCATTTGCTTTAACAGAGCCAGATGCTGGATCAGATGCATTTAATTTACAAACAACTGCAAAATTTGATGGAACAAAATGGATATTAAATGGTCAAAAATTGTGGATTACAAACGCAGCAATTGCTGATGTTTATTCGGTATTTGCAAGAACAGAAAAAGGCATTACTGGATTTGTGGTTGAAAGAAATTTCCCCGGAATTATTGTTGGTGCAAATGAAAAAAAATTAGGAATTAAAGGAAGTGTTACAAATACTTTAACTTTCGAAAATGTTGAAGTTCCTCAAGAAAATATAATTGGTGCTGATGGTAGAGGTTTTGCAATAGCTATGAAAACTTTGGATGCTGGAAGAATTGGAATTGGTGCCGCAAGTGTTGGCGCAGCAAAAGAAATGTTAAGACTTTCTGTTGAATATGCAAATCAAAGAAAACAATTTGGGCAACCGATTTCAAAATTTGAAGGAATTCAATTTATGATTTCGGAAATGACAACAAAAATTTACGCAATGGAAAGTATTCTTTACCGCGCTGCCGAAAAATATGATAATAAAGATGAAGTTATGCAAGAAGCCGCAATGGTTAAATTATTTTGCTCGGAAGCAGTTTCAGAAGTTGCTGATATGGCATTGCAGATTCATGGCGGAATGGGATTTTCAAAAGAATTATCGATCGAAAGATTTTATAGAGATGCAAGAATATTAAGAATTTTTGAAGGCACAAGCGAAATTCAAAAATTAGTTATAAGCAGAAAAACAATAAAAAATAATGGAATTTGGAAAATATAA
- a CDS encoding 1-(5-phosphoribosyl)-5-[(5-phosphoribosylamino)methylideneamino] imidazole-4-carboxamide isomerase, which produces MRKILVIPSIDIKDRKTVRVVQGIPELDCKEYGNDPVEMAMIWRSENAKVIHVVDFDLSREHSRKNLDLIGEICNSVIIPIEFGGGITNIDDAEEILNLGVFRLVIGSLAFSNPKEFKRIFEKFGPLKISAAIDVVNDELVVHARKEKAGISAVEFSKKLSEIGVNRFVVTDVLRNGMLDGPNIELCKKIADATNTKVTLSGGVSGFDDLMKVQENAECGIDSVIIGRALYENKFPCQKIWRVAESGIFD; this is translated from the coding sequence ATGAGAAAAATTTTAGTAATTCCTTCAATTGATATTAAGGATAGAAAAACAGTAAGAGTTGTTCAAGGAATTCCCGAACTCGATTGTAAGGAATATGGAAACGATCCGGTTGAAATGGCAATGATTTGGAGATCGGAAAATGCAAAAGTAATCCACGTTGTAGATTTTGATTTATCGCGTGAGCACTCAAGAAAAAATTTAGATTTAATCGGAGAAATTTGTAATTCGGTAATTATCCCAATTGAATTTGGTGGAGGTATAACTAATATTGATGATGCTGAAGAAATTTTAAACTTAGGGGTTTTCCGTTTAGTAATTGGTTCGCTTGCATTTTCTAATCCTAAAGAATTTAAGAGAATTTTTGAAAAATTTGGTCCACTTAAAATTTCTGCTGCAATTGATGTTGTAAATGATGAACTTGTAGTTCATGCTAGAAAAGAAAAAGCCGGAATTTCTGCCGTAGAATTTTCAAAAAAATTATCTGAAATTGGAGTTAACCGTTTTGTAGTAACTGATGTTTTACGAAATGGAATGCTTGATGGACCCAATATAGAATTATGCAAAAAAATTGCCGACGCAACAAATACAAAAGTTACACTTTCCGGCGGAGTTTCTGGATTTGATGACTTAATGAAAGTACAAGAAAATGCTGAGTGCGGAATTGATTCGGTAATTATTGGTCGAGCACTTTATGAAAATAAATTTCCGTGTCAAAAAATTTGGAGAGTTGCGGAATCTGGAATTTTTGATTAA
- a CDS encoding universal stress protein, producing MESITKILVPVDFSNYSKNALRYAVNFSKKFNSKIYLVYVVEPVIYPSDFSMGQVTFPVTDTELNERAKEELETLAKEEIGSEIQVETIIRTGKPFVEINETARELDIDLIIIATHGHTGMEHLLFGSTAEKVVRKAPCPVLTLREPIKGYKFNPNEK from the coding sequence ATGGAATCAATAACAAAAATATTAGTTCCAGTTGATTTCTCCAATTATTCAAAAAATGCACTTCGGTATGCAGTAAACTTTTCCAAAAAATTTAATTCAAAAATTTATCTCGTTTATGTTGTTGAGCCGGTTATTTATCCTTCTGATTTCAGCATGGGACAAGTAACTTTTCCCGTAACGGATACTGAATTAAATGAACGTGCAAAAGAAGAATTAGAAACTTTAGCAAAAGAAGAGATCGGTTCTGAAATTCAAGTGGAAACAATAATTAGAACCGGAAAACCATTTGTTGAAATTAACGAAACAGCAAGAGAATTGGATATCGATTTAATTATAATTGCGACACATGGCCACACCGGAATGGAGCATTTGCTTTTTGGAAGTACAGCAGAAAAAGTTGTACGTAAAGCTCCATGTCCAGTTCTAACTTTGCGTGAACCTATAAAAGGATATAAATTTAATCCAAACGAAAAGTAA
- a CDS encoding SMP-30/gluconolactonase/LRE family protein, which translates to MMKIIPIILFAFFININSQENIEFSEWELVVSNQQFPEGITYDQKGNLYSSNCNGNWLTRISETNIDTFLLASDSTFQKTNGMFAIPDGSILATDFGKGVILKIDENRKTHILINGFEGKKFNRPNDLTIDENGNLFFTDPKTWGPEIFDGRVFYYNFSTNLLKQVLDSIAFPNGIGISPKDGRLYLSESAKSRILSFKLNSNGTLEDKKIFVVIPGGDPDGLNFDEEGNLYVAHFGGGNIYVISPEGKILKKVKTPGLKPSNVEFAGKDLMTFYITEDETNSIYKCRVNKKGFNIF; encoded by the coding sequence ATGATGAAAATCATTCCGATTATTTTATTTGCGTTTTTTATAAATATAAATTCTCAAGAAAATATTGAATTTTCTGAATGGGAACTAGTTGTTTCAAATCAACAATTTCCCGAAGGAATAACTTATGATCAAAAAGGAAATTTATATTCTTCAAATTGCAACGGAAATTGGTTAACAAGAATATCCGAAACAAATATTGATACTTTTCTTCTTGCTTCAGATTCAACATTTCAAAAAACCAACGGAATGTTCGCAATACCGGATGGATCAATATTGGCAACTGATTTTGGAAAAGGTGTAATTTTAAAAATTGATGAAAATCGAAAAACGCATATTTTAATTAATGGATTTGAGGGGAAAAAATTTAACAGACCAAATGATTTGACAATTGATGAAAATGGAAATTTATTTTTTACAGATCCAAAAACTTGGGGACCCGAAATTTTTGACGGCAGAGTTTTCTATTATAATTTTTCTACTAATTTGCTTAAACAAGTTTTAGATAGTATTGCATTTCCAAACGGAATTGGAATTTCTCCAAAAGATGGAAGATTATATTTATCAGAATCCGCAAAATCAAGAATCTTAAGTTTTAAATTAAATTCTAATGGAACTTTAGAAGATAAAAAAATATTTGTGGTAATTCCCGGCGGAGATCCGGATGGTTTAAATTTTGATGAAGAAGGAAATTTATACGTTGCGCATTTTGGCGGTGGAAATATTTATGTAATTTCTCCCGAAGGAAAAATTTTGAAGAAAGTTAAAACTCCCGGATTAAAACCAAGCAATGTTGAATTTGCTGGAAAAGATTTAATGACTTTTTACATTACTGAAGACGAAACAAATTCAATTTACAAATGCAGAGTTAACAAAAAAGGATTTAATATTTTCTAA